Proteins encoded together in one Chryseobacterium sp. G0201 window:
- a CDS encoding LysR family transcriptional regulator has translation MFDYRLKVFHTVASRLSFTRASEELNISQPAVTKHIKEIENQLNTKLFDRKGTSIQITQSGKILYEYAEKIRNIYRDLEFEINQINQQHKGKLIIGASTTIAQYILPEILAKFNSYYKDIKIELITHNTESISALLKNGKIDLGIIEGESQSSYFEYRPFKADEIVLVAKTNHPLANKTLSLKDLYNLDLIFREQGSGTQEFIQNRLKEKGINIDDLKTVIQLGSSESIKNYLLHSDCLAFLSISTILNELKNNILTIIDIKNFSIERNFHFILPKGEQSELIQLFLKFISYN, from the coding sequence ATGTTTGATTACAGATTAAAAGTTTTCCATACCGTTGCTTCCAGACTGAGCTTTACAAGAGCTTCGGAAGAGCTGAATATTTCTCAGCCTGCCGTAACCAAACATATTAAAGAAATTGAAAATCAACTCAATACCAAACTTTTTGACAGAAAAGGAACTTCCATCCAAATAACTCAAAGCGGAAAAATTTTATACGAATATGCAGAAAAGATCAGAAATATTTATCGTGATCTGGAGTTTGAGATTAATCAAATCAATCAGCAGCACAAAGGAAAACTCATTATTGGGGCAAGTACAACGATTGCTCAATATATTTTACCTGAAATTCTGGCGAAATTTAATTCTTATTATAAAGACATCAAGATCGAACTGATTACTCATAACACAGAAAGTATTTCCGCGCTTTTGAAAAATGGTAAGATCGATCTAGGCATCATTGAAGGAGAATCTCAGTCTTCTTATTTTGAATATAGACCTTTTAAAGCCGATGAAATTGTACTTGTTGCCAAAACCAATCATCCTTTAGCCAACAAAACCTTAAGTCTGAAAGATTTATATAATTTAGATTTAATTTTTCGTGAACAAGGCTCCGGAACACAGGAATTTATTCAAAATCGTTTAAAAGAAAAAGGAATTAATATTGATGATTTGAAAACCGTCATTCAATTGGGAAGCAGCGAAAGTATTAAAAATTACCTTTTACACTCGGACTGTCTTGCTTTCTTATCCATCAGCACTATCTTAAACGAATTGAAAAACAACATCTTAACTATCATTGATATTAAAAATTTCAGTATCGAAAGGAACTTCCATTTTATACTTCCAAAAGGTGAACAATCTGAATTGATTCAACTGTTTTTAAAATTCATTAGTTATAACTAA
- a CDS encoding YeiH family protein: MKNFIQNETSQRIIFVGLAILCLIPFVSSPIALALGIILAVFIGNPFEKNLHQYIHLLLQISIVGLGFGLKLNEALQAGKTGLVLTVISIATVMILGYFLGKIFKLDKSLSYLISVGTAICGGSAIAATSPIIKPSTKQISLALAIIFTLNSVALFVYPPIGHFLNLSQEQFGLWCAVGIHDTSSVVGAASKYGNEALKMATTVKLARALWIIPVSIMTMFIFKNKESKIKIPYFIGYFILAILLNTYFPFFESFGSVITVLAKSGLNLTLFFIGSTLSLQTLKTIGIKPLAVAIMLWITISVGSLLYIIH; encoded by the coding sequence ATGAAGAATTTCATTCAAAATGAAACTTCGCAGAGAATAATTTTCGTTGGATTGGCAATACTTTGTCTGATCCCATTTGTTTCATCTCCGATCGCTTTGGCTTTAGGAATTATTTTAGCTGTTTTTATAGGCAATCCGTTTGAAAAAAATTTGCATCAATATATTCATCTGTTATTGCAGATCTCCATTGTAGGATTAGGTTTCGGATTAAAATTAAATGAAGCCTTACAAGCCGGAAAAACAGGATTGGTTTTAACAGTCATCAGTATTGCAACCGTCATGATTTTAGGATATTTTTTAGGAAAAATCTTTAAGCTGGATAAATCATTATCTTATTTAATTTCTGTCGGAACCGCGATCTGTGGCGGAAGCGCTATTGCTGCAACCTCTCCAATCATCAAACCTAGTACGAAGCAAATTTCGTTGGCTCTTGCCATTATTTTTACATTAAATTCTGTCGCACTTTTTGTGTATCCTCCGATCGGACATTTTCTGAATCTCTCACAAGAGCAATTCGGGCTGTGGTGCGCCGTTGGAATTCATGATACGAGTTCTGTTGTAGGAGCAGCAAGTAAATATGGAAATGAGGCTTTAAAAATGGCCACAACGGTAAAGTTGGCTCGTGCTTTATGGATTATTCCGGTATCAATTATGACGATGTTTATTTTTAAAAATAAAGAATCGAAAATTAAAATCCCTTATTTCATCGGCTACTTTATTCTTGCGATTTTACTGAATACCTATTTTCCTTTTTTTGAAAGTTTTGGTTCTGTAATAACTGTTTTAGCAAAATCCGGGTTGAATCTTACGCTGTTCTTCATTGGTTCTACCCTATCCCTTCAAACATTAAAAACAATTGGGATAAAGCCTTTGGCGGTTGCTATCATGCTCTGGATCACCATAAGTGTGGGTAGTTTATTGTATATCATCCATTAA
- a CDS encoding metallophosphoesterase has protein sequence MQRNFLFIAAIFLFLEVYIYQAIRTLTDNLWIRIGYWVISLAIYGFFAYEVSHFQRSDRSTMRAQIMISLFLIFILPKIFIVLFLLIDDIFRTGGYLIGLTRPTENFFPERRKFLSIMGLGLGGVLSALFIDGITFGKYRHKVRRVRINFTNLPKSFKGYKIIQISDVHSGSFSDPSKLQHAIDLINEQNPDLVLFTGDMVNNVADEFKPFIHLFSKIKAKDGKFAVLGNHDYADYVTWTSLDAKKKNLDTLIDYEKQAGFDMLRNEHRIIEKNGEKIYILGVENWGLKPFPQFGKLDDALKGVPESATKILMSHDPTHFDYVVKKHPIDVHLTLSGHTHGMQFGLDLKNIKWSPVQYRYPKWADLYESEGKMLYVNRGFGVLGYPGRVGVLPEITLFELA, from the coding sequence ATGCAAAGAAATTTTTTATTTATTGCCGCGATCTTCTTATTTTTAGAAGTTTATATCTATCAGGCAATAAGAACGTTAACAGATAATCTCTGGATAAGAATTGGGTATTGGGTAATATCTTTAGCGATATACGGATTCTTCGCTTATGAAGTTTCCCACTTCCAAAGATCAGACAGAAGTACGATGAGAGCACAAATCATGATCTCGCTATTTTTAATCTTTATTTTGCCTAAAATTTTCATCGTTCTGTTTTTATTGATTGATGATATTTTCAGAACAGGAGGTTATTTAATTGGACTAACGAGACCAACTGAGAACTTTTTCCCGGAAAGAAGAAAATTTCTAAGCATTATGGGACTTGGTCTTGGAGGTGTACTTTCAGCTTTGTTTATTGATGGAATTACATTCGGAAAATACCGCCATAAAGTAAGAAGAGTGAGAATAAATTTCACTAATCTTCCGAAAAGCTTTAAAGGATATAAAATCATACAAATCTCAGACGTTCATAGCGGAAGTTTCTCTGATCCAAGTAAATTGCAACATGCGATTGATTTAATTAATGAGCAAAATCCTGATCTAGTTTTATTTACAGGAGATATGGTAAATAATGTTGCAGATGAATTCAAACCGTTTATTCATTTATTTTCAAAAATTAAAGCGAAGGATGGTAAGTTTGCCGTACTCGGAAATCACGATTATGCAGATTATGTAACGTGGACTTCATTAGATGCCAAAAAGAAAAATCTTGATACACTAATCGATTACGAAAAACAAGCCGGTTTTGATATGCTTCGCAACGAGCATAGGATAATCGAGAAAAACGGCGAAAAAATCTACATTCTGGGAGTTGAAAACTGGGGATTAAAACCTTTCCCTCAATTTGGAAAGCTTGATGACGCCTTAAAAGGAGTTCCGGAATCAGCAACAAAAATATTAATGAGCCATGACCCTACTCATTTCGATTACGTGGTTAAAAAACACCCGATAGACGTTCATTTGACACTTTCTGGTCACACACACGGAATGCAGTTTGGATTGGATCTAAAAAACATAAAATGGTCACCTGTACAATATCGTTACCCAAAATGGGCTGATTTGTATGAAAGCGAAGGAAAAATGCTTTATGTAAACAGAGGATTCGGCGTTTTAGGTTATCCCGGAAGAGTTGGAGTTTTGCCGGAAATTACGCTTTTTGAATTGGCTTAA
- a CDS encoding cell division protein ZapA yields MEVRRITINIAGRVYPLNVPAAEEETLRKVGKQIENMIKDFEQNFDVRDKQDALAMCALKLGTNAEVVSLNYEKNINSTNERLVSINQSLNEIGK; encoded by the coding sequence ATGGAGGTAAGAAGAATAACCATCAATATCGCAGGAAGAGTGTATCCGCTGAATGTGCCCGCAGCAGAAGAAGAAACTTTGCGCAAAGTGGGGAAGCAAATTGAGAATATGATTAAAGATTTTGAACAAAACTTCGATGTAAGAGATAAACAAGATGCTTTGGCGATGTGTGCCCTGAAATTGGGAACAAATGCTGAAGTGGTATCTCTGAACTACGAAAAAAATATAAATTCAACCAACGAAAGATTAGTAAGCATTAATCAATCGTTGAATGAAATTGGAAAATAG
- the ubiE gene encoding bifunctional demethylmenaquinone methyltransferase/2-methoxy-6-polyprenyl-1,4-benzoquinol methylase UbiE has product MFDNIAPKYDLLNHVLSMKIDVLWRNTLVNMMKKDNPQEVLDVATGTGDLAITIEKGTGAKVIGLDLSQQMLNVGVIKIKKLKLDGKISMQKGDAENLPFEDNRFDAVSVAFGVRNFENLTKGLAELRRVVKDNKSVYILEFSKVEGFLAPFYMFYFKNILPAIGRLVSKDNRAYTYLPDSVNAFPFGEKMRQILLDTGFKKVEYKKLSLGIATIYKATK; this is encoded by the coding sequence ATGTTCGACAATATTGCACCGAAATATGATCTTTTGAATCATGTTTTATCCATGAAAATTGATGTTTTATGGAGAAATACATTGGTGAATATGATGAAAAAAGATAACCCGCAGGAAGTGCTGGATGTGGCTACTGGAACGGGAGATCTGGCAATTACCATTGAAAAAGGAACCGGTGCTAAAGTAATTGGTTTGGATTTATCGCAACAAATGTTAAATGTTGGCGTTATTAAAATAAAAAAACTTAAATTAGACGGCAAAATTTCCATGCAAAAAGGGGATGCAGAAAATTTACCTTTCGAGGACAATAGATTCGATGCTGTTTCCGTTGCATTTGGAGTAAGGAATTTTGAGAACCTTACCAAAGGTTTGGCAGAGTTAAGAAGGGTAGTAAAGGATAACAAGAGTGTTTACATACTGGAGTTTTCAAAGGTTGAGGGGTTTTTAGCACCATTTTATATGTTTTATTTCAAAAATATATTACCTGCCATCGGCAGACTGGTTTCTAAAGATAATAGGGCATACACATACCTTCCGGATTCTGTGAATGCTTTTCCTTTCGGGGAAAAGATGAGACAGATTCTTTTAGATACAGGATTTAAAAAAGTTGAATATAAAAAACTAAGTTTAGGTATAGCCACAATTTATAAAGCAACAAAGTAA
- the rny gene encoding ribonuclease Y, whose translation MTTAIIVGVICLVVGAVLGMLFSKSSLNTKAKFIIDDAQKNAENLIEKANVQAESIKKEKNLQAKEKFLELKSQHDADIQSREKKMQEGEKRIKDKENKLNDELSKAGKLEKDLDRQIADYAKKTEILDKKQQELDVVTSKKVEILEKISNYTAEEAKAELVESMKAEAKTRAQAHVQSIMEEAQLNAKGEARKIVIQTIQRIGTEQAIENSVSVFNIESDEVKGRIIGREGRNIRALEAITGVEIIVDDTPEAILLSCFDPVRREIARLSLHRLVTDGRIHPARIEEVVEKTRKQIEEEIIEVGKRTIIDLGIHGLHPELIKIVGRMKYRSSYGQNLLQHSREVANIAATMAAELGLNVKLAKRAGLLHDIGKVPEQESELPHALLGMQWAEKYGENAEVINAIGAHHDEVEMTSLLSPIIQVADAISGARPGARRQVLESYIQRLKDLEAAALSFEGVSSAYAIQAGRELRVMVESGRVNDEIASQLSYDISEKIQNELTYPGQVKVTVIRETRAVNIAR comes from the coding sequence ATGACAACAGCCATTATAGTCGGCGTTATTTGTTTAGTAGTTGGTGCAGTGCTGGGAATGCTTTTCTCTAAAAGCTCACTGAATACTAAAGCAAAATTTATTATAGATGATGCACAGAAAAATGCCGAAAACCTTATAGAAAAAGCTAACGTACAAGCCGAATCGATAAAAAAAGAAAAGAACCTTCAGGCTAAAGAAAAATTCCTTGAATTAAAATCTCAGCATGACGCAGATATCCAATCGAGAGAGAAGAAAATGCAGGAGGGTGAAAAAAGGATCAAAGACAAAGAAAATAAGCTTAATGACGAGCTTAGCAAAGCAGGGAAGCTTGAAAAAGACTTGGACAGACAGATCGCTGATTATGCCAAGAAAACCGAAATTCTAGATAAAAAACAACAAGAATTAGACGTAGTTACTTCTAAAAAAGTTGAAATTCTTGAAAAAATATCCAACTACACAGCAGAAGAAGCTAAAGCTGAATTGGTAGAATCAATGAAAGCTGAAGCTAAAACAAGAGCTCAGGCTCACGTTCAGAGCATCATGGAAGAAGCTCAGTTGAATGCTAAAGGTGAAGCGAGAAAAATCGTTATACAAACGATCCAAAGAATCGGAACTGAACAGGCTATCGAAAATTCAGTATCAGTTTTCAATATTGAATCTGATGAAGTAAAAGGTAGAATTATCGGTAGAGAAGGTAGAAATATTCGTGCTTTAGAAGCGATAACAGGCGTTGAAATCATCGTTGATGATACGCCGGAAGCTATTCTTCTTTCATGTTTCGATCCTGTAAGAAGAGAGATTGCAAGATTATCACTTCACAGATTGGTAACAGACGGTAGAATTCACCCTGCAAGGATTGAAGAAGTTGTTGAAAAAACAAGAAAACAAATCGAAGAGGAAATTATTGAAGTTGGTAAGAGAACCATCATTGATTTAGGAATCCACGGTTTACACCCGGAATTGATCAAGATTGTTGGTAGAATGAAATACCGTTCTTCTTACGGACAAAACTTATTACAGCACTCTAGAGAGGTAGCAAATATCGCTGCAACAATGGCTGCTGAACTAGGATTAAATGTAAAATTAGCAAAAAGAGCTGGTCTATTACATGATATCGGTAAAGTTCCGGAGCAGGAGTCTGAACTTCCTCACGCTTTATTAGGGATGCAGTGGGCTGAAAAATACGGTGAAAATGCAGAAGTTATCAATGCAATTGGAGCTCACCACGACGAGGTAGAAATGACATCTTTATTATCTCCAATCATTCAGGTTGCAGATGCTATTTCAGGAGCAAGACCGGGAGCAAGAAGACAGGTTCTTGAATCTTACATCCAAAGATTGAAAGATCTTGAAGCTGCAGCGTTAAGTTTTGAAGGAGTTTCAAGTGCTTATGCGATCCAGGCGGGTAGAGAGTTGAGAGTAATGGTAGAAAGCGGAAGAGTAAATGACGAAATCGCTTCTCAGTTATCTTACGACATTTCTGAAAAAATCCAGAACGAATTAACCTATCCTGGACAGGTAAAAGTAACAGTAATCAGAGAAACGAGAGCTGTGAATATTGCAAGATAA
- a CDS encoding sugar phosphate isomerase/epimerase family protein encodes MLRKDFIQLSSFGLLGLFSCGIPLVKTNKKPLAIQLYTIRDAISDDLEKALEKLAALGFQDLEIYGYNGTFFGKSRAEFQSILKNTGLKVISSHHTTGILHHEKGTLLHNWEKSVEDLQFIGSKYIVCSYLFDEERTIENYKKLPELFEKCGETTKKSGIKFAYHNHDFEFEKFDENQSVYDFILNQTSSDLVKMELDLYWISKAGLDPLLYFEKYPNRFPLWHVKDMKKDTKDFAEIGNGIIDFKRIFEAREKAGLKHWFVEQDSSDKDIFESIKMSRDYIHNHNFFFK; translated from the coding sequence ATGCTTAGAAAAGATTTCATACAACTTTCTTCATTTGGACTTTTAGGATTATTTTCCTGCGGAATTCCTCTTGTTAAAACGAATAAAAAACCATTGGCAATACAACTTTACACCATTCGTGATGCAATTTCAGATGATCTGGAAAAGGCTTTGGAAAAACTTGCAGCTTTAGGCTTTCAAGACTTGGAAATTTATGGTTACAACGGAACTTTTTTTGGAAAAAGCAGAGCCGAATTTCAGTCTATTCTAAAAAATACTGGACTAAAAGTTATCAGTTCGCATCATACAACAGGAATTCTTCATCATGAAAAAGGAACATTATTACACAATTGGGAAAAATCGGTTGAAGATTTACAGTTCATCGGCTCAAAATACATAGTCTGTTCTTATCTTTTTGATGAAGAAAGAACCATCGAAAACTATAAAAAGTTGCCCGAATTATTTGAAAAATGTGGAGAAACAACTAAAAAAAGCGGAATTAAGTTTGCGTATCACAACCATGATTTTGAGTTTGAAAAATTCGATGAAAATCAAAGTGTGTATGATTTTATTTTAAATCAAACTTCATCCGATCTTGTGAAAATGGAACTCGATCTTTACTGGATCTCGAAAGCTGGGCTTGATCCTTTATTGTATTTTGAAAAATATCCCAACCGTTTTCCTTTGTGGCACGTGAAAGACATGAAAAAGGATACAAAAGATTTTGCTGAAATAGGAAACGGAATTATTGATTTTAAAAGAATTTTTGAAGCCCGAGAAAAAGCAGGCTTAAAACACTGGTTTGTTGAGCAGGATTCGAGTGATAAAGATATTTTTGAAAGCATTAAAATGAGCAGAGATTATATCCATAATCACAATTTTTTCTTTAAATAA
- a CDS encoding porin family protein: MNKFLLKALVLASVNIAVFADAQFRTRNRMDKLEDFDQQVFSWGFYLNGNIVDYRIVLNPRYGMDGNQNLVSSKNSKSFGAGLIAKWRLNDYLDLKVEPGLQFAQRELTFNTQSNDQYAAGTLTNSPFIPIPLNDKDKTRQIKSTLVDIPVMLELHGQRWYNSRPYVAAGVNYIVNLQSNSDSTDDNLQQVFRSTTHNFAWSAEMGIQFYFNKFKLTPAIRGTFIMNNELVADNANTPPYWTAAMSTLQTRAVFFVLKFE, encoded by the coding sequence ATGAATAAATTTCTATTAAAAGCACTGGTTTTAGCCTCAGTAAATATTGCTGTTTTTGCAGACGCGCAATTTAGAACCCGAAACAGAATGGACAAGTTGGAAGATTTCGACCAGCAGGTATTCAGTTGGGGGTTTTATTTAAATGGTAATATAGTAGACTACCGTATAGTTCTTAATCCAAGATACGGTATGGACGGAAACCAAAATCTTGTTTCATCTAAAAATAGTAAAAGTTTCGGGGCGGGATTGATCGCAAAATGGAGACTTAACGATTATTTAGATCTTAAAGTTGAACCAGGCTTGCAATTTGCTCAGAGGGAATTAACTTTTAATACACAGTCAAACGACCAGTACGCTGCAGGAACTTTGACGAATTCACCTTTTATTCCAATTCCGTTGAATGATAAAGACAAAACAAGACAGATTAAATCTACTTTGGTGGATATCCCTGTAATGTTGGAACTTCATGGTCAAAGATGGTATAATTCAAGACCTTACGTTGCTGCCGGTGTGAACTATATTGTAAATTTACAGTCTAATTCTGATTCTACGGATGATAACTTGCAACAAGTGTTCAGATCTACAACGCATAACTTTGCATGGTCTGCTGAGATGGGTATTCAGTTTTATTTCAATAAATTTAAATTGACTCCCGCGATTAGAGGAACATTCATCATGAACAACGAGTTGGTGGCAGATAATGCCAATACACCTCCTTATTGGACGGCTGCAATGTCTACACTACAAACAAGAGCTGTATTCTTTGTATTGAAATTTGAATAA
- a CDS encoding MFS transporter, whose protein sequence is MQELSLSSKLKYIFSIPVIIAALGYFVDIYDLLLFGIVRIPSLKALGLNPDVDGTFILNCQMIGLLIGGIFWGVFGDKKGRLSVLFGSILVYSLANIACGFLPHFPKEHLVYSYAGLRFIAGIGLAGELGAGITLVSESLPKSLRAIGTSVVAGFGLMGAVVAQLTVELAGGWNISYIIGGVLGIMLLFLRISVSESGIYKNIEMKSVSKGNFLSFFTNKDRFIRYIKCIAVGLPTWYCIGILAVLANQFAPEFGIKDLNPGKAIMWAYVGISVGDLASGFISHALKSRKMAIFYMLMFTLLGVAIMLFGNTDTETKYYLFCVWLGLGTGYWAMFVTLAAEQFGTNIRNTATTTVPNMVRGLVPVMILAFDLFKNNFSVIVSAAIVGVIVFALALYSALTISETHDKDLDFTE, encoded by the coding sequence ATGCAAGAACTGTCATTATCTTCAAAACTGAAGTACATTTTTTCTATTCCCGTAATCATTGCTGCTCTTGGCTATTTTGTGGATATTTATGATCTGCTTTTATTTGGGATCGTTAGAATTCCGAGTTTAAAGGCTTTAGGCTTAAATCCTGATGTAGACGGGACTTTCATCCTCAATTGTCAAATGATTGGATTGTTAATCGGAGGTATTTTCTGGGGTGTTTTCGGAGATAAAAAAGGACGATTATCTGTATTGTTCGGATCGATCTTGGTATATTCTTTAGCGAATATTGCCTGTGGATTTTTACCACATTTTCCAAAAGAGCATTTGGTGTATTCTTATGCCGGATTAAGATTCATCGCAGGAATTGGGCTTGCCGGCGAACTTGGAGCGGGAATTACACTGGTTTCTGAAAGCTTACCAAAGAGTTTAAGAGCGATCGGAACTTCAGTCGTGGCCGGTTTTGGATTAATGGGAGCTGTGGTAGCTCAATTAACCGTAGAATTAGCCGGAGGTTGGAATATTTCTTACATCATCGGTGGAGTTCTCGGAATTATGCTTTTATTTTTAAGAATAAGTGTTTCAGAATCGGGTATTTATAAAAATATTGAGATGAAATCTGTTTCCAAGGGAAATTTTCTCTCTTTCTTCACTAATAAAGATCGGTTCATAAGATATATAAAATGTATCGCTGTCGGGTTGCCAACTTGGTATTGCATCGGGATTCTAGCTGTGTTAGCGAACCAATTTGCCCCTGAATTCGGAATTAAAGATCTCAACCCGGGAAAAGCGATAATGTGGGCGTATGTAGGTATTTCCGTTGGAGATTTAGCGAGTGGATTTATTTCTCACGCATTAAAATCTCGTAAAATGGCTATTTTCTACATGCTGATGTTCACTTTGCTCGGCGTTGCAATTATGCTCTTCGGAAATACGGATACCGAAACAAAATATTACCTTTTCTGCGTCTGGCTTGGTTTAGGAACCGGATATTGGGCGATGTTTGTGACATTAGCGGCAGAACAGTTCGGAACGAATATCAGAAATACGGCGACAACTACGGTTCCGAATATGGTAAGAGGGTTGGTTCCGGTCATGATTTTGGCTTTTGATCTTTTTAAAAATAATTTTTCAGTGATCGTTAGTGCTGCGATTGTCGGTGTCATTGTTTTTGCTTTGGCACTGTATTCTGCATTGACGATTTCCGAGACGCACGACAAAGATTTGGATTTTACAGAATAA
- a CDS encoding polysaccharide deacetylase family protein, translating into MILFTFNIINIEAGVKNDLQITDEERLKITEDNTKAILRILDIHDVKASFFVEISITEKLKNLIKAISSQGHEIAFYNKNSSLPEIEEAKKNTQDLLEKQIRGIRQKDFKQPQESLKLSEFNYVSNIDNANILFPFKRLKRNTEITEEDGLSIIPESISPYFQLPYNDFMFQILPMKYYRNMVFETLKNDDFVLIYLNSWQFTDFKKYQFDIPYYRSLFSGRKMEDKLDALLTWINENDMATSRMKDYIF; encoded by the coding sequence ATGATATTATTCACTTTTAACATTATAAATATTGAAGCAGGAGTGAAAAACGACCTTCAAATCACTGATGAAGAAAGACTGAAAATTACAGAAGATAATACAAAAGCTATTCTTAGAATTTTAGATATTCATGATGTGAAAGCAAGTTTTTTTGTTGAGATTTCCATTACTGAAAAACTTAAAAATCTGATAAAAGCAATTTCATCCCAAGGGCATGAAATTGCTTTTTATAATAAAAATTCCAGTCTTCCGGAAATTGAGGAAGCAAAAAAAAATACACAGGATCTTCTCGAAAAACAAATCCGCGGAATACGCCAAAAAGATTTTAAGCAACCTCAGGAAAGTTTAAAATTGTCGGAATTTAATTATGTTTCCAATATCGATAATGCAAATATTCTTTTCCCGTTTAAACGTCTAAAAAGAAATACAGAAATCACAGAAGAGGACGGATTGAGTATTATTCCTGAAAGTATTTCTCCTTACTTTCAATTGCCGTATAATGATTTTATGTTTCAGATCTTACCGATGAAATATTATAGAAATATGGTTTTTGAAACATTGAAGAATGATGACTTTGTTTTGATCTATCTTAATTCCTGGCAGTTCACCGATTTCAAGAAATATCAGTTTGATATTCCGTATTACAGAAGCTTATTTTCGGGCAGAAAAATGGAGGACAAATTAGATGCCCTCCTTACCTGGATCAACGAGAATGACATGGCCACTTCTCGTATGAAAGATTATATATTTTAA
- a CDS encoding 3-oxoacyl-ACP synthase III family protein has translation MPNTIIIGSGSYIPNRIIGRDYFMDAEFYTDEGEKIEKPAEEIISKFVEITEIEERRYIEDDNSNSRIGYEASKIAIEDAKVNPEEIDYIIYASNFGEVSTAGLVNFMPTMAARVKNHLGIRNRKCITYDMIFGCPGWVEAMILADNLIKANVAKTILVVGSETLSRVTDPYDRNKMIFADGAGAVVVTATEEENVGIINHNTICDNGPELDYLVSGGSLNKEANQEKFYIRMLGRKIYEYALKNVPVAIKETIDDAGLSIEDIDKVLIHQANAKMDYAMIERLHRLYNVKNYDHSISPMTIQKFGNSSVATIPTLFDLIIKGKMEGHSFKDKGNIVMASVGAGMNINAIVYRFP, from the coding sequence ATGCCGAATACGATCATTATTGGTTCCGGATCTTATATTCCTAATAGAATTATTGGTAGAGACTATTTCATGGATGCTGAGTTCTATACGGATGAAGGTGAAAAAATAGAAAAACCTGCAGAAGAAATCATCTCAAAATTTGTAGAAATTACAGAAATTGAAGAACGTAGATATATTGAAGACGATAATTCTAACTCAAGGATTGGTTACGAGGCATCCAAAATTGCCATTGAAGATGCAAAAGTAAATCCCGAGGAAATTGATTACATCATTTACGCTAGTAATTTTGGTGAGGTGAGTACAGCTGGTCTTGTGAATTTCATGCCAACAATGGCAGCGAGAGTAAAAAACCACTTAGGCATCAGAAACAGAAAGTGCATTACTTATGACATGATTTTCGGATGTCCGGGATGGGTGGAAGCAATGATTTTGGCTGATAATTTAATTAAAGCTAACGTTGCCAAGACGATCCTTGTTGTTGGTAGCGAGACCTTGAGCCGCGTTACAGATCCTTACGACAGAAATAAAATGATTTTTGCAGATGGAGCCGGAGCAGTTGTTGTAACAGCTACTGAAGAAGAAAATGTAGGAATCATTAACCACAATACAATTTGTGATAACGGTCCTGAACTCGATTATTTAGTAAGCGGAGGATCTCTTAACAAAGAAGCGAATCAAGAAAAATTCTATATCAGAATGCTTGGGAGAAAAATTTATGAGTACGCTCTTAAAAATGTTCCCGTAGCGATCAAAGAAACAATTGATGATGCCGGACTTTCTATTGAAGATATCGACAAAGTATTGATCCACCAGGCAAATGCTAAAATGGATTACGCGATGATAGAGAGACTTCACAGGCTTTATAATGTAAAAAATTACGACCATTCTATCTCTCCTATGACGATCCAGAAGTTTGGAAATTCTTCTGTAGCAACAATTCCTACATTATTTGATTTAATAATTAAAGGAAAAATGGAGGGTCATTCGTTTAAAGATAAAGGTAACATTGTTATGGCTTCGGTTGGTGCCGGAATGAACATCAATGCTATCGTTTATAGATTTCCTTAA